The following proteins come from a genomic window of Verrucomicrobiota bacterium JB022:
- a CDS encoding response regulator: MDLRTGYRYRLLLAALCISQPLRGESLVTETFLPEPEAVAPAVESGVEMPTWLEQARIQSVRDPAAALLTLEEGLQQRGLTGDVRLAALRLRGKLLARQQDIELALNAFSEAAELARLRENHVVEAHLRMELAQLSRSLGDRETMEDELRKAMEAARDEADPVLEARILAQAATYAREVASMTEAQEAYQQAITLLKSTEEKRLSAQIHYELGRLYFMLNQYGQALEMYAAASRLERSAGANELIPSIYLERARAHFAQGDFSLARVHAEAALNLARAQDQSTVIYGAHRLLADTYESLGNASNALDHYRQYAESRIANLQDQSERQFSAIRADYQNVVDEHREALRETKLAQQQAQIAQAEADLRSRNLWLISAAVIIGTLSILVTLLIWQIVTRRRQEDAMRRLNEELTAALAKSRLATQEAERANNAKSEFLANMSHEIRTPLNAVIGMSTILGDTDLTVEQRNYLRSIMSSSNSLLSVLNDILDFSKIESGMLEVERVSFDLQETLEEVMEIFAGSAAEKDLELLHYRHPDVPQFLIGDPGRLRQILINLVGNALKFTEQGEIMVEVETESVTAEGVMLKWSVRDTGIGIAQDRMERLFKPFSQADSSHTRRFGGSGLGLVISRRLATLMNGDMWVRSHPGDGSTFYFTVFCLLDHQRDLPSIDTAICAGKRLLIVDDNDSNRRILRVQAEQLRMPVIEAEDGRQALNLLSREELPDIAVLDYHMPGMDGIELAERLRQISSLRAMPIILLSSMSEAIIRRRATELGINEMLMKPTKRDELMTALVKAASGYKRDLPFESRSLKDLGSAIRGLHVLLVEDNQMNQRVASLILQRMGLTSDVANNGVEAVEKLREQSYDLVLMDLHMPEMDGIEATRRIRAELPLERQPMIIAMTAAASSKDQQDCLEAGMDDFITKPVRVESLAAVLERYSQHNQLRANTTAGDDCGE, encoded by the coding sequence ATGGATCTGCGAACAGGATACCGGTATCGACTGCTCTTGGCAGCGCTGTGCATCAGCCAACCCCTGCGGGGGGAGAGCCTGGTGACCGAGACCTTCCTGCCCGAGCCGGAAGCCGTCGCGCCTGCGGTCGAGAGTGGAGTCGAGATGCCCACCTGGCTGGAGCAGGCCCGCATCCAGTCGGTCCGAGACCCGGCTGCCGCCCTCCTGACCCTGGAGGAAGGCCTGCAACAGCGCGGGTTGACGGGCGATGTGCGCCTGGCTGCCCTGCGGCTGCGCGGAAAGCTGCTCGCCCGTCAGCAGGATATCGAGCTGGCGCTGAACGCTTTTTCCGAGGCGGCCGAGCTGGCCCGCCTGCGTGAGAATCATGTGGTGGAAGCCCACCTGCGCATGGAGCTGGCCCAGCTCTCCCGCAGCCTGGGCGACCGCGAGACGATGGAGGACGAGCTGCGCAAGGCCATGGAAGCCGCGCGCGACGAGGCAGACCCGGTGCTCGAAGCCCGCATCCTCGCCCAGGCCGCCACCTACGCCCGCGAAGTCGCCAGCATGACGGAGGCGCAGGAAGCCTACCAACAGGCGATTACGCTGCTCAAAAGTACGGAAGAAAAGCGCCTCTCGGCCCAGATCCATTACGAGCTGGGCCGCCTCTACTTCATGCTCAACCAGTATGGGCAGGCGCTGGAGATGTATGCCGCCGCCAGCCGCCTCGAACGCAGCGCAGGCGCCAACGAGCTGATCCCCTCCATCTATCTCGAACGCGCCCGGGCCCACTTTGCGCAAGGTGACTTTTCGCTCGCCCGCGTCCACGCCGAGGCCGCGCTCAACCTCGCCCGGGCGCAGGACCAGAGCACCGTTATCTATGGAGCGCACCGCCTGCTGGCCGACACTTACGAATCGCTCGGCAACGCCAGCAACGCGCTCGACCACTACCGCCAATACGCCGAATCGCGCATCGCCAACCTGCAAGACCAGAGCGAGCGCCAGTTTTCGGCCATCCGGGCGGACTACCAGAACGTGGTCGACGAGCACCGCGAGGCCCTGCGCGAGACCAAGCTGGCCCAGCAGCAGGCCCAGATCGCCCAGGCAGAGGCCGATTTGCGCAGCCGCAACCTCTGGCTGATCAGCGCCGCCGTCATCATCGGCACCCTCAGCATTCTCGTCACCCTGCTCATCTGGCAGATCGTGACGCGTCGCCGGCAGGAAGACGCCATGCGCCGCCTCAACGAAGAGCTGACTGCCGCGCTGGCCAAAAGCCGCCTCGCCACGCAGGAGGCCGAGCGCGCGAACAACGCCAAGAGCGAATTCCTCGCCAACATGAGCCACGAGATCCGCACGCCGCTCAACGCAGTGATCGGCATGTCGACCATCCTCGGCGATACCGATTTGACGGTGGAGCAGCGCAACTACCTGCGCTCGATCATGAGCAGCAGCAACAGCCTGCTCAGCGTGCTCAACGACATCCTTGACTTCTCCAAGATCGAGTCGGGCATGCTCGAAGTCGAGCGCGTGTCGTTTGACCTGCAGGAAACGCTGGAGGAGGTGATGGAGATCTTTGCGGGCAGCGCGGCGGAGAAAGACCTCGAGCTGCTCCACTACCGCCACCCCGATGTGCCGCAGTTCCTCATCGGCGACCCCGGTCGCCTGCGCCAGATCCTGATCAACCTCGTCGGCAACGCCCTCAAGTTTACCGAGCAGGGCGAGATCATGGTCGAGGTGGAGACCGAGAGCGTCACCGCCGAAGGCGTCATGCTCAAGTGGTCCGTGCGCGACACTGGGATCGGCATCGCGCAAGACCGCATGGAGCGCCTCTTCAAGCCCTTTTCGCAGGCCGACAGCTCCCACACGCGCCGCTTCGGCGGGTCGGGCCTCGGCCTCGTCATTAGCCGCCGCCTCGCGACCCTGATGAATGGCGACATGTGGGTGCGCAGCCACCCAGGCGACGGCTCCACCTTTTATTTCACCGTCTTCTGCCTGCTCGACCACCAGCGCGACCTGCCCTCGATCGACACCGCGATCTGCGCCGGCAAGCGCCTGCTGATCGTCGACGACAACGACAGCAACCGCCGCATCCTCCGCGTCCAGGCCGAGCAACTGCGCATGCCCGTGATCGAGGCCGAAGACGGCCGCCAGGCGCTCAACCTCCTCAGCCGCGAAGAGCTGCCCGACATCGCGGTGCTCGACTACCACATGCCCGGGATGGATGGCATCGAGCTGGCCGAGCGCCTGCGCCAGATCTCCAGCCTGCGCGCCATGCCCATCATCCTCCTCAGCTCGATGTCGGAGGCGATCATCCGCCGCCGCGCGACCGAGCTGGGCATCAACGAGATGCTGATGAAGCCCACCAAGCGTGACGAGCTGATGACGGCACTCGTCAAGGCTGCCTCGGGCTACAAGCGCGACCTGCCCTTCGAAAGCCGTAGCCTCAAGGATTTGGGCAGCGCGATCCGTGGCCTGCATGTGCTCCTGGTCGAAGACAACCAGATGAACCAGCGCGTGGCCTCCCTCATCCTCCAGCGCATGGGGCTGACCAGCGATGTGGCCAACAACGGCGTCGAAGCCGTCGAGAAGCTGCGAGAACAGTCTTACGACCTCGTGCTGATGGATTTGCACATGCCGGAGATGGACGGCATCGAAGCCACTCGCCGCATTCGGGCCGAGCTGCCGCTCGAGCGCCAGCCGATGATCATTGCCATGACGGCCGCCGCCTCTTCCAAAGACCAGCAGGACTGCCTCGAAGCCGGCATGGACGACTTCATCACCAAGCCCGTCCGCGTGGAAAGCCTCGCCGCCGTGCTCGAACGCTACTCCCAGCACAACCAACTCCGTGCCAATACCACCGCCGGCGACGACTGCGGCGAGTAG
- the dgt gene encoding dNTP triphosphohydrolase has translation MSASAVAANRFYGEFDFATFGDRPQRGPDTRRPFQVDRDRIVFSTPFRQLQSKTQVFQSGKYDFYRTRLTHSIEVSRIARSIAEHLNVQSPELGADFFIDPDLVEAVGLAHDLGHPPFGHIGERTLNDLMRSHGGFEGNAQSLRILTDTFYTSGKERKGMAPTRALLDGVLKYQPLHAEACMHDGHTPDNHFLYDEQAETRAFIWGRTLGEKEPRPGKSIECQIMDWADDAAYSLHDIVDGIRARFITLENLHRWGEANAATLGDREKELLERLQELIQKERYEPYFESRLGRFIHACQLVEAPDSFLKAETARHQFALEVDEKYTRESKLYKRLAFELIFQSAPIQQIEFKGGRVLTQLFQAVERHYLEDAGQRTLKILPEPMHSWVLQPKAPKARRRLICDYLSGLTDASAVRLYKRLYDADFGSLADLV, from the coding sequence GTGAGTGCTTCCGCCGTTGCCGCCAATCGTTTTTACGGAGAGTTTGACTTCGCCACCTTTGGCGACCGCCCGCAGAGGGGCCCGGATACGCGTCGCCCCTTCCAGGTGGACCGCGACCGCATCGTGTTTTCGACCCCATTTCGGCAGCTCCAGTCGAAGACGCAGGTCTTTCAGAGCGGCAAATACGACTTTTACCGCACGCGGCTGACGCACAGCATTGAGGTATCGCGGATCGCGCGCTCGATCGCGGAACACCTCAACGTGCAGAGCCCAGAGCTCGGGGCGGATTTCTTTATCGACCCGGACCTCGTCGAGGCAGTTGGGCTGGCGCACGACCTGGGGCACCCGCCCTTTGGCCACATCGGCGAGCGCACGCTCAACGACCTGATGCGCTCGCACGGGGGCTTTGAGGGCAACGCCCAGAGCCTGCGTATCCTCACCGATACTTTTTACACCAGCGGCAAGGAGCGCAAGGGCATGGCCCCCACCCGCGCCTTGCTCGACGGGGTGCTGAAATACCAACCGCTGCATGCCGAAGCCTGCATGCACGACGGCCACACGCCGGACAACCACTTCCTCTACGACGAGCAGGCAGAGACGCGGGCGTTTATCTGGGGGCGCACGCTGGGCGAAAAGGAGCCCCGCCCCGGCAAGTCCATCGAGTGCCAGATCATGGATTGGGCGGACGACGCGGCCTATTCGCTGCACGACATCGTCGACGGCATCCGTGCGCGCTTCATCACGCTGGAAAACCTGCACCGCTGGGGCGAGGCCAACGCGGCGACCTTGGGCGACCGCGAAAAGGAGCTGCTGGAACGTCTGCAGGAGCTGATCCAGAAGGAGCGTTACGAGCCGTATTTCGAATCGCGGCTGGGCCGGTTTATCCACGCCTGTCAGCTCGTCGAGGCCCCGGATTCGTTCCTGAAGGCCGAGACGGCGCGGCACCAGTTTGCGCTGGAGGTGGACGAAAAATACACCCGCGAATCGAAGCTCTACAAGCGGCTGGCGTTCGAGCTGATTTTCCAGAGCGCGCCCATCCAGCAGATCGAATTCAAGGGCGGCCGCGTGCTGACTCAGCTTTTCCAGGCCGTGGAGCGGCATTATCTGGAAGATGCGGGGCAGCGCACGTTGAAGATCCTGCCCGAGCCGATGCACTCGTGGGTGCTGCAACCGAAAGCCCCCAAGGCACGGCGTCGCCTGATCTGCGACTACCTCAGCGGCTTGACCGATGCCAGCGCCGTGCGGCTCTACAAGCGGCTTTACGACGCGGACTTCGGTTCGCTGGCGGATCTGGTGTAG